In Candidatus Poribacteria bacterium, a single window of DNA contains:
- a CDS encoding MBL fold metallo-hydrolase, with protein MENIFLRWWGCGAFDACFGDVNIAFDPYLFNQNLADTEPIYDYIFISHEHFDHCHPVTLRKLCRGEHFKKLFVNPGCITPAEPIAEKYGDAAFARDLPITKHVPADKVQVLYPKHLNENQGTSRAFQGSETLDLGDIQVETIESGENQTPDIPTNGYLITHTAKNVSILHTGDLHEPYPALANLRGKVDFLIHMKLGLGEGLAPRLIELVELIQPRFVIPTHYRTDRKSDPIPAGHWPPNVTDEMAFIESMREIVGDRTCLLPFTAGIEYEVEMPMKQVIWKWEWFNTWTVPPWRE; from the coding sequence ATGGAAAACATATTTTTGAGATGGTGGGGATGCGGTGCGTTTGATGCGTGCTTCGGCGATGTCAATATTGCGTTTGATCCGTATCTGTTCAATCAGAACTTAGCGGATACCGAACCCATATATGATTACATCTTTATTTCCCACGAACACTTTGACCACTGCCACCCCGTAACCCTGCGAAAGTTATGTCGCGGCGAGCACTTCAAAAAACTATTTGTCAATCCCGGATGCATTACACCGGCAGAACCCATCGCTGAAAAATATGGGGATGCCGCATTTGCACGTGACCTACCTATTACGAAGCATGTCCCCGCTGATAAGGTGCAGGTTCTTTATCCCAAGCATCTCAACGAAAATCAAGGCACATCACGCGCCTTTCAAGGTTCAGAGACGCTTGATCTTGGTGATATACAGGTCGAAACAATTGAGAGTGGCGAAAATCAGACACCAGATATCCCAACAAACGGCTACCTGATAACGCACACCGCAAAGAATGTCTCAATTTTACACACCGGTGATTTGCATGAACCCTACCCAGCGTTAGCAAACCTCCGGGGCAAAGTAGATTTCCTGATCCACATGAAGCTCGGTCTCGGCGAAGGACTCGCGCCTCGCCTCATTGAATTGGTGGAGTTGATTCAGCCGCGCTTCGTGATACCGACACATTATCGGACGGATCGGAAATCTGATCCGATACCGGCAGGGCATTGGCCCCCAAACGTCACTGATGAGATGGCGTTTATTGAGTCGATGCGCGAAATAGTCGGCGATAGAACGTGTCTTCTTCCTTTCACCGCAGGCATAGAATATGAGGTCGAGATGCCGATGAAGCAGGTTATCTGGAAATGGGAGTGGTTTAACACATGGACTGTGCCGCCGTGGCGGGAGTAA
- a CDS encoding FG-GAP-like repeat-containing protein: MQYRLIIFLMLFGVSTAAASTFTDVSLTANVYQREIPVDAESGAWWGPGTAAADYDNDGCWLDIFVVGDGGLPNALYHNNGDGTFTDVAAKAGVANTPRGRGCVWFDYNNDGWRDLYVTCAGPNYLYHNNGDGTFTDVTQRAGVGDEKHGTGPVIADYDHDGWLDIYIANWGRAPSLLNPNPASKTNVLYRNRGDGTFEEVTQAAGVADDGIAWGAIFFDYNNDTWADLFVANDHGPDKLYRNRGDGTFQDVSEQSGIVTQINGKPTGAMGLCVGDYDNDTDLDFFITNYDADLLWRNNGDGTFTNVAEAVGVANEGVGWYASFVDYDNDGFRDLYVVNGDVDNSQKTNRNRLYHNQNGQFVDRADALNVTVDAVARGATAGDFDNDGDVDFYIVSNTGNTLLQNDVNPNTWFPEKSDRTWTKFRLRGTKSNRDGIGTRVTVVTDNLVQTQELICGTGFLGGDSLELEFGLSSAYQIDSVTLVWPSGTVDTYHDLSLPKRNKTLFTFVEGGTVTVAVEPTGKQRTVWGKVKAAEVFQNYPNPFNPETWIPYRLFESTDVQISIYSQNGELIRNFDLGHQPHGEKVLYWDGKNRVGETVASGIYFYQFRAGDTHSVRKMWLMK; encoded by the coding sequence ATGCAGTACCGTCTGATTATTTTTCTGATGCTTTTTGGTGTTTCCACTGCAGCGGCATCAACCTTCACCGATGTCAGTCTCACTGCAAATGTCTATCAACGTGAAATTCCTGTTGACGCGGAATCCGGGGCTTGGTGGGGACCCGGTACCGCTGCTGCGGACTATGATAACGATGGCTGCTGGCTCGACATCTTTGTTGTTGGCGATGGCGGTTTACCCAATGCACTTTACCACAATAATGGCGATGGCACCTTCACGGACGTAGCCGCCAAGGCAGGGGTTGCAAACACGCCAAGAGGACGTGGATGCGTCTGGTTTGACTACAACAATGATGGGTGGCGCGACCTTTATGTTACGTGCGCGGGTCCCAATTATCTCTATCACAATAATGGAGATGGCACTTTCACGGATGTAACACAGCGAGCAGGTGTCGGTGACGAGAAACACGGCACTGGTCCCGTAATCGCTGATTATGATCACGATGGATGGCTTGACATCTACATTGCCAATTGGGGGCGAGCACCATCCCTTTTAAACCCAAATCCCGCTTCCAAAACCAACGTTCTCTATCGAAACCGAGGGGACGGCACCTTTGAAGAGGTGACGCAAGCCGCTGGTGTCGCCGATGATGGCATCGCTTGGGGTGCTATCTTCTTTGATTATAACAACGACACTTGGGCGGACCTGTTCGTTGCGAATGACCACGGTCCCGATAAACTCTATCGAAATAGGGGCGATGGAACATTTCAGGATGTTTCGGAACAATCCGGCATCGTAACCCAAATCAACGGGAAACCGACAGGTGCGATGGGACTCTGCGTCGGAGACTATGATAACGACACCGACTTAGACTTTTTCATCACCAACTATGATGCCGATCTCCTCTGGCGTAATAACGGCGATGGCACCTTCACTAACGTCGCTGAGGCTGTTGGTGTCGCAAACGAAGGCGTAGGGTGGTACGCCAGTTTTGTTGATTACGATAACGACGGTTTTCGCGACTTATACGTTGTCAATGGGGATGTTGATAATTCACAGAAAACAAATCGTAATCGCCTCTATCACAATCAGAACGGACAATTTGTTGACCGTGCAGACGCACTCAACGTCACGGTTGATGCTGTCGCACGCGGTGCAACCGCTGGTGATTTTGATAACGATGGCGATGTCGATTTTTATATCGTCAGTAACACGGGTAATACTCTTCTTCAGAACGATGTCAACCCAAATACATGGTTTCCCGAAAAGTCAGATAGGACTTGGACGAAGTTTCGATTGCGCGGAACAAAAAGCAACCGCGACGGTATCGGCACCAGAGTCACCGTGGTAACCGACAACCTTGTTCAGACACAAGAGTTAATCTGCGGTACAGGTTTCTTGGGTGGCGATAGTTTAGAGCTTGAATTCGGGCTCTCATCCGCTTATCAAATTGATTCTGTCACCTTGGTGTGGCCCTCCGGCACTGTAGACACTTATCATGACCTCTCACTCCCGAAGCGGAATAAAACCCTTTTTACTTTCGTTGAGGGTGGAACAGTAACGGTAGCCGTTGAACCCACTGGGAAACAGCGCACGGTATGGGGAAAGGTGAAAGCTGCAGAGGTCTTTCAGAACTATCCCAATCCATTTAATCCTGAAACGTGGATTCCATACCGACTTTTCGAGTCCACTGATGTTCAGATTTCAATCTATTCCCAAAATGGTGAATTGATTCGGAACTTTGACCTTGGGCATCAGCCTCACGGTGAAAAGGTGCTTTATTGGGATGGCAAAAATCGCGTTGGGGAAACTGTCGCCAGTGGTATCTATTTTTACCAGTTCCGGGCAGGCGATACCCACAGCGTTCGGAAAATGTGGCTAATGAAGTAA
- a CDS encoding helix-turn-helix domain-containing protein, whose translation MNCPRCKREDAVKNGKARGSQRYKCKACGFQFTRLTSRGRPPWQRALAVFLYCRGISISTIARMFSVSPSTVFKWVRKFGTPLGPTPDAAADGAVLLDASEISEYLKKQSENCESGKIFVVIPEDVSSENVVVGIKRD comes from the coding sequence ATGAACTGTCCGCGTTGCAAACGGGAAGATGCTGTCAAAAATGGGAAAGCCAGAGGCAGCCAACGCTATAAGTGTAAAGCTTGTGGCTTTCAGTTTACGCGACTTACCTCTCGTGGGAGACCGCCGTGGCAGAGAGCTTTAGCGGTTTTCCTATACTGCCGCGGGATTTCTATAAGCACAATCGCTCGAATGTTCTCGGTCTCACCGAGTACCGTCTTCAAATGGGTGCGAAAGTTTGGTACCCCACTTGGACCTACACCAGACGCTGCTGCCGATGGTGCGGTTCTCCTTGATGCCAGTGAAATATCGGAATATCTGAAAAAACAGAGCGAAAACTGTGAATCTGGAAAGATTTTTGTCGTCATCCCGGAGGATGTGTCTTCTGAGAATGTGGTCGTTGGCATAAAGCGAGATTAA